The following are from one region of the Bactrocera oleae isolate idBacOlea1 chromosome 6, idBacOlea1, whole genome shotgun sequence genome:
- the TfIIEalpha gene encoding general transcription factor IIE subunit 1: MANTKEIKYVTEVPSSLKQLARLVVRGFYSIEDALIIDMLVRNPCMKEDDIAELLRFEKKQMRARISTLRNDKFIQIRLKMETGPDGKAQKVNYYFINYKTFVNVVKYKLDLMRKRMETEERDATSRASFKCTNCDKTFTDLEADQLFDFNTGEFRCTYCGSPVEEDSSAMPKKDSRLMLARFNEQLQPLYDLLREVEGIKLAPEILEPEPVDIDTIRGITKPQNQRPDGQQWSGEATRNQGFAVEETRVDVSIGGEIQEAVTERKARPVWMTESTVITEENHDATEAILNEAAQSSTQHMINVGGATSNRSKKENEDIMSVLLQHEKQSNQKDVLTKSLKYGSSNADSSDSSDDDKDIDNTKIPKVDYNNYINSESEDDDDDVPTVLVAGRPHPIDQINDEFIAQMTQQEKENYIHVYQQHYSHIYD; this comes from the exons ATGGCCAATaccaaagaaattaaatatgttaCCGAAGTGCCGAGTAGTTTGAAACAATTGGCTCGTCTTGTTGTACGCGGTTTCTATTCTATTGAGGATGCACTCATTATTGATATGCTGGTGCGTAATCCGTGCATGAAGGAAGATGATATTGCGGAGCTGCTACGGTTCGAAAAGAAACAAATGCGTGCACGCATATCGACGCTGCGCAATGACAAATTCATACAGATACGTTTGAAAATGGAGACCGGACCCGATGGCAAGGCACAAAAGGTCAACTACTACTTTATTAATTATAAGACTTTTGTGAATGTTGTTAAATACAAATTGGATTTGATGCGTAAACGTATGGAGACAGAGGAACGTGATGCCACAAGTCGTGCCAGCTTTAAATGTACAAACTGCGATAAGACCTTTACCGATCTTGAAGCCGATCAATTGTTTGATTTCAACACTGGAGAATTCCGTTGCACTTATTGCGGTAGTCCTGTCGAAGAAGACAGCTCGGCGATGCCAAAGAAAGATTCGCGCTTAATGCTGGCACGTTTTAACGAACAATTGCAACCACTTTACGATTTGTTACGTGAAGTCGAAGGCATTAAGCTAGCGCCAGAAATACTCGAACCTGAACCTGTGGATATCGACACAATACGCGG CATTACGAAACCGCAGAATCAACGGCCCGACGGTCAGCAATGGTCTGGAGAGGCAACGCGCAATCAAGGTTTTGCCGTGGAAGAGACGCGTGTCGACGTTAGTATTGGCGGTGAGATACAAGAGGCGGTTACCGAGCGTAAGGCGCGCCCTGTATGGATGACCGAGAGCACGGTTATAACGGAGGAGAATCATGATGCCACCGAGGCCATACTTAACGAAGCGGCACAATCATCTACACAACATATgataaatgtgggcggtgcaacCAGTAATCGCAGTAAAAAAGAGAATGAAGATATTATGTCGGTGCTATTGCAACACGAAAAGCAATCAAATCAAAAGGATGTGCTAACAAAGAGCCTTAAATATGGTTCTTCGAATGCGGACTCCAGTGATTCTAGTGACGACGACAAAGATATCGATAATACTAAGATAC CAAAAGTTGATTACAACAACTATATCAATTCTGAATCAGAAGATGACGACGATGATGTTCCTACGGTGCTTGTAGCCGGACGACCACATCCTATAGATCAAATCAATGACGAATTCATAGCTCAAATGACTCAGCAAGAGAAGGAAAACTATATACACGTTTATCAGCAGCATTACAGCCATATTTACGACTAA